A section of the Ranitomeya imitator isolate aRanImi1 chromosome 7, aRanImi1.pri, whole genome shotgun sequence genome encodes:
- the LOC138645962 gene encoding histone H3 — protein MARTKQTARKSTGGKAPRKQLATKAARKSAPATGGVKKPHRYRPGTVALREIRRYQKSTELLIRKLPFQRLVREIAQDFKTDLRFQSSAVMALQEASEAYLVGLFEDTNLCAIHAKRVTIMPKDIQLARRIRGERA, from the coding sequence ATGGCAAGAACAAAGCAGACCGCTCGTAAATCCACCGGAGGGAAAGCTCCCCGCAAGCAGCTGGCCACAAAGgccgccaggaagagcgctccCGCCACTGGTGGAGTGAAGAAGCCGCATCGTTACCGGCCAGGAACAGTCGCTCTCCGTGAGATCCGCCGCTATCAGAAATCCACCGAGCTGCTGATCCGTAAGCTTCCCTTCCAGCGCCTGGTGAGGGAGATCGCCCAGGACTTCAAGACCGATCTGCGTTTCCAGAGTTCGGCCGTCATGGCCCTGCAGGAGGCCAGCGAGGCTTATCTGGTGGGGTTGTTCGAGGACACCAACCTGTGCGCCATCCACGCCAAGAGGGTCACCATCATGCCCAAAGACATCCAGCTGGCCCGCCGGATCCGTGGGGAGAGAGCTTAG